From Cercospora beticola chromosome 6, complete sequence, a single genomic window includes:
- the ISY1 gene encoding NineTeen Complex (NTC) component (BUSCO:EOG09264IOS) codes for MARNAEKSQSMLFRFRAQQAADLGIVDINRTKRPKAISQQEHIPTCERWRGQVLKEISRKVSKIQDPALSDFQIRDINDELNKLFKEKWQWEMRIRELGGPNYMRGGGKMTDDEGRVIEGGGKGYRYFGRARELPGVKELFEAATAKPEKEVKETRHDLRLRVDAAYYGYNLDEEDVTLLQHEAQREKEALEALEGEDDAADGDFEPLPGDAGDGIAWKLPTAEEVEVELLERRKRKLLDKL; via the coding sequence ATGGCGCGCAATGCTGAAAAGTCGCAGTCGATGCTGTTCCGCTTTAGGGCGCAGCAGGCAGCAGATCTGGGCATCGTCGACATCAACCGCACGAAGCGACCGAAAGCCATCTCTCAGCAAGAACACATTCCCACCTGTGAGCGATGGCGCGGGCAAGTGCTCAAGGAGATCAGTCGGAAAGTCTCCAAGATCCAGGACCCGGCTCTGAGTGACTTCCAAATCCGCGACATCAACGACGAGCTGAACAAGCTGTTCAAGGAAAAATGGCAATGGGAGATGCGGATACGAGAGCTAGGCGGGCCGAATTACATGCGCGGAGGCGGCAAAATGACTGACGATGAAGGGAGAGTGATCGAGGGAGGTGGGAAGGGTTATCGATATTTTGGCCGGGCGCGAGAACTGCCTGGTGTCAAGGAATTGTTCGAAGCTGCGACGGCAAAACCGGAGAAGGAAGTCAAGGAGACGAGACACGACCTGAGGTTGCGTGTCGATGCTGCGTACTATGGCTATAAtctggacgaagaagatgtgaCGTTGTTACAACATGAAGCGCAGAGGGAGAAAGAGGCATTGGAGGCGCTCGAAGGCGAGGACGACGCTGCAGACGGGGACTTTGAACCTCTGCCCGGCGACGCTGGAGACGGCATAGCATGGAAATTACCTACTGCAGAGGAAGTCGAGGTTGAGCTGTTGGAGAGGCGGAAGCGGAAACTGCTTGACAAACTCTGA
- a CDS encoding uncharacterized protein (BUSCO:EOG09262ZZ8), whose product MATTAAKKKLVVCGGNGFLGSRICKAAVARDWDVVSISRSGEPSWPSVSSHTTAPTWSKSVTWRSANILQPSTYASDLQSADYVIHSMGILLEADYKGVLQGKESPISGLRRAFSPTKQGSNINPMQKGSAIEPGEQDGQITYELMNRDSAIVLAREANEAGVKSFAYISAAAGAPILPARYIKTKREAEDSIATNFPKMRNLFFRPGFLFDSSRGFTIPMAAVTYGGFIVNSLTGGNLTWLMGAGGAKPLKADLVAEAVVEGLSDESVKGPVEVKEIEELANRGWRRGML is encoded by the exons ATGGCTaccacagcagcaaagaagaagctcgtcgTATGCGGCGGCAATGGCTTTCTCGGCAGCAGAATATGTAAAGCTGCTGTAGCTCGAGACTGGGACGTCGTCTCAATCAG CCGCTCCGGCGAACCCTCCTGGCCCTCCGTCTCCTCCCACACCACCGCCCCAACCTGGTCCAAATCCGTAACTTGGCGCAGCGCCAACATCCTCCAACCCTCCACCTACGCATCCGACCTCCAATCCGCCGACTACGTAATCCACAGCATGGGAATCCTCCTCGAAGCCGATTACAAAGGCGTCCTCCAAGGCAAAGAATCCCCCATCTCGGGCCTCCGCCGCGCTTTCAGTCCCACGAAACAAGGCTCCAATATAAATCCCATGCAAAAAGGCAGTGCCATTGAACCCGGGGAACAAGACGGACAAATCACCTACGAACTCATGAATCGCGACTCGGCAATCGTCTTAGCAAGAGAAGCAAATGAAGCCGGAGTGAAAAGTTTCGCGTATATTTCCGCTGCGGCTGGTGCACCCATTCTCCCTGCGAGATATATCAAGACAAAGAGGGAAGCGGAGGATTCCATCGCAACGAATTTTCCAAAGATGAGGAATTTATTTTTCAGGCCAGGATTTCTGTTTGATTCGAGTCGAGGGTTCACGATTCCGATGGCGGCGGTTACGTATGGGGGTTTTATTGTGAATTCTTTGACGGGAGGGAATTTGACTTGGTTGATGGGGGCTGGTGGGGCGAAGCCGCTGAAGGCGGATTTGGTTGCtgaggcggtggtggaggggttGAGTGATGAGAGTGTTAAGGGGCCGGTGGAGGTGAAGGAGATTGAGGAGTTGGCGAATCGGGGTTGGAGGAGGGGGATGTTGTGA
- a CDS encoding mitochondrial 37S ribosomal protein uS7m (BUSCO:EOG09264R1U), whose protein sequence is MPPTINPFPVLRTVALRPRPIVIQRSDVVKGAVGRRTFAEKSKDVPEAEQGAVGPNMQQAEHVSEEAAKMAKIQGGEGPDIEGQGTPVQDILKDEKETRKNAPQVLKEDVKAGNTTKPQTRQFSTYARRRLEMQSTSYAPPEMEQSFAAASYAPSQTAADHTATTQSVADVEPKGHKFPLPPIPLPRELVKDHRYDPVVNQVTNLLMKDGKKSVAQRNMSVILNILRTAPAPTYNANRPLLPGAPPASHLPLNPVLYLTLAVDSVAPLLRIRSQRGAAGGGVALQIPVPLGIRQRRRTAFMWILDAAVKRKSKGSGNDMFATKVADEIIAIVEGRSSVWEKRTAVHKLATTARANLNYSMRGRR, encoded by the exons ATGCCTCCCACCATCAACCCATTTCCGGTGCTACGAACCGTCGCCTTGCGACCGCGACCAATCGTGATTCAACGCAGCGATGTCGTGAAAGGCGCCGTTGGGCGCCGCACATTCGCGGAGAAGAGCAAAGATGTACCAGAAGCAGAGCAGGGAGCAGTGGGGCCAAACATGCAGCAGGCAGAGCACGTCAGCGAGGAGgcagcgaagatggccaagaTCCAGGGCGGTGAAGGACCAGATATTGAGGGACAAGGGACACCCGTGCAAGAT ATCTTGAAGGATGAGAAAGAGACCAGGAAGAATGCACCACAAGTCCTCAAGGAGGACGTCAAAGCAGGCAACACTACCAAACCTCAGACCAGGCAATTCTCGACGTATGCGCGGAGACGGCTGGAAATGCAGTCGACCTCTTACGCACCGCCTGAGATGGAACAGTCATTCGCAGCGGCATCCTACGCGCCCTCTCAGACTGCTGCCGATCACACCGCCACGACGCAGTCCGTTGCTGACGTCGAACCAAAAGGCCACAAGTTCCCGCTGCCACCCATCCCACTTCCGCGAGAACTGGTCAAAGATCACAGGTACGACCCAGTCGTCAATCAAGTGACCAACCTGCTCATGAAAGACGGCAAAAAGTCTGTAGCCCAGCGCAACATGTCCGTCATtctcaacatcctccgcACGGCACCTGCACCTACCTACAATGCCAACCGACCTTTACTACCAGGCGCGCCGCCCGCATCGCATCTCCCACTGAACCCCGTACTTTACCTCACGCTTGCCGTCGATAGCGTTGCGCCTCTTCTGCGAATTCGATCGCAAAGAGGTGCAGCTGGAGGTGGTGTTGCGTTACAGATCCCTGTTCCACTTGGCATTAGGCAAAGGAGAAGAACAGCGTTCATGTGGATACTAGATGCGgcagtgaagaggaagagtaaAGGTTCAGGCAATGACATGTTTGCGACAAAAGTAGCTGATGAGATCATTGCTATTGTGGAAGGGAGGAGTTCTGTGTGGGAAAAGAGGACGGCGGTACACAAGCTGGCGACAACTGCAAGAGCAAACTTGAACTACAGTATGCGCGGTAGACGTTAA